In the genome of Calothrix sp. PCC 6303, the window GTAAAATACTGGTGTATATCTATAGACACTGTACGAAATCTAAGTTAATTTCACAAAAACTTCAAGTTATAGAATCCGATGAATTCCCGAATCTACTTTATTGTGAGCCTCCTAACAGTCATAACTTTTGTTCCTGACAATAGACCTGTAGCAGCTGAGAAGGTCAAAATTAACTTGCCTCCAGGCATACCAGCGATCGCAGATAATCAGGTGAATACTAAAGTAATAAACGTTACTCAGTTAGTAGAAAAACTGCGTACTGCCGACGTTGAAGAACGTCGAAAAATTATTGAGCAACTGAGCGGTACTCAAGAAAATATTGTGCCAGCTTTAGTTCAGGCAATGGAAGACCCTGATCCTCTAGTGAAAAGTGCTGTGGCAGAGGTGTTGGGAAATCTTACGGATGCAGCAGTACCAGCTATCCCAGCGTTGATTGAGATGATGAAGAGTGGGCAAAGAGCCATCGTGCCGTCGTCCTATCTAATTTCACCTTATGGATACCCAGTTATTGCTAGCCTTCCCGCTTCCGGAAATACTGAAGAGCGACGTATTCCATCTACCCCTCCCGAAAACCCTGAAAACCTTTTGCGGATTACAGCGATCGCGTCTCTGGGCAAAATAGGTTTACCAGCTAGAATATCAGCTACTCCTCCCCTGATCCAAGCCTTGCAAGACCCAGATCCTTGGGTGAAGCTAAATGCTACATGGGCGCTTTCGGAAATTGGAGCCTCCACACCCCTACTAGCTTACTGGTTAGAAGCTTTACAAAGCTCAGACCCGAAGCTGCGTAATAGTGCAGCCGAAATTTTTCAAGATTCCAGATCACTCCTCCGTAAAGTCTTTGGCTCGGAGGCTGATGCCAATACTGCTATCCCGTTACTTGTAGCGCTTAAAGATGAAGATGTTACAGTTCGTGATGTTGCTGGTAAAGGATTAGAGTTGTTAGGAACAAAGGCAATACCAGGATTAATCCAAGGATTAAAAGCACCAGAACCAATTGTGCGCTTGGAAGCTGCGAAACTGTTGGGTAATCTGGGAGTGACAGCACAGTCGGCAGTTCCGAACCTGGTGGTACTACTGGGAGATTCTGGACGTTATGTGCCACCAAACACCAACAGAAACGGTTTGTTTTTATCCTCACTCCCTCCTCTGGCAATACCGTATACTCCAGGCAGAAGGCAATATCCCCCTGCCCCCGATAACCCCGATAAATTGGTAAGAATAAATGCTGCAATTGCTTTGGGGAAAGTTGGCGATCGCAAGGCTATTTCTGCCCTAACAAATGCCCTCAAAGATAATAATCCTTGGATGCAACTGTCTACTGCATGGGCATTATTGAAGTTGGGACAAAACCAAGGTTTGCCTGTTGTTGGGCGATTGGTGCAGCACCCAAATTCATCAATTCAAAGGGAGGCATTATCCCAGATTAAAGGCTACGGTTCACAGGGAGCAACCTATCTTTTGCCTTACTATGGAGCGCAATTAGACTCCAGGGATGAAAATAAGCGCAATAACGCCATTATTGAAATTGGACAGCTTGGCGTGAGGGCTTTAGATTTAGTCCCCAAGCTGCGGGTGATATTAGTGGGTAAGCAGAAAAATTCATCCGGTTATGCGGCGACAATTTTGGGTCAAATTGCGTTAGATACGGCTGTGGCTGGGCAAACTGGAAATCTTTCCCCCAAACAACGCAAACAAGCGATCGCTCAGTTTAACAAAGTATTGCAAATCATGGAAGCTCCCAATGCTCGGTTCAATACTCAACCACGCGATCGCATCCGTAATGCGTTAACTAGGCTCCGCAGTATTACTTAGGCTTATTTATGAATATTGTAATAATTTTTGCTTGGTATGGCGGAGGTAATTAGCCTCACGTAACATAATACCAATAATACCAAGTTGCCTTCTTTCGTGGTAATTTCAAAATCGTGAGATTACTTCCCTTCGGTTGCAATGGCAGATAGACACTACTACATCTGACAGCAACTTGGTATAAACTTTTACTATCAACTGATAACTGTCAACTGATAAATATTAACTGATTCTGTAATTGGTGCAGGTGCAGCCATATCAGCAGGTAAGAAAATCCGCGCACTAACTGCAACAAGGGCGACAAAAAATATCAGAACTACTATTAAAGGGGCAATGTATTGACGAAATATAGCCATATATCTATCACTAATGCTTTGGGCGAGTTTAAATTTGAAGTTTTGTTAACGTTACTTGACTTATTCTAACCTTATTAAACGCTAGAAATAGAACAAAATTTTAACTCTTCAGTAATTTTCATCTTCTGCCCTGTTCAAAATCAGCGATCGCTCTCTCCCAATACCAATTATCATCCATACCTGGTTCTTCTTGGCGAATCTTAGCTACAAGTTTTTCCGCAGCTTCAGTATCCCCATCCAGCATAGCAACCAACCGATTTTTTAAGTCAACTCCAGCCGCAAATTCCTCTGGACGATATTCTCGCCGAGGAATTCGACGTTTCCGTGGGGCTGGTTGATGGCGGCGAAATTCCCAAAATAATACATAGTAAATTGTGCCAAAAATCACAATCAAACTAAATGTTCCCAAGAATGTAACCAGGTTCAACGGCAGGTTGCCCAAAACCAACTGCGAAAGTATATAGCCCAGTAAAACACCTGTGAACAAAAGAATAGTTGTAGAAGTTGTGATAATTAATTTTTGACCCATAGTTATACTTCCTCTTCATTAAGTCCAGGTCGTGGAATTGTTGTAATCTGTTGCTTCCAAGGGGCAACAATTGGTAAGAGTAATAATCCTGGAATCGCTGCGGCAACTGTAAGTAAAAAGAAACCTGACCAACCTGTTTGTTTTGCCCAGACTCCGGCAGGTGCAGAAAGAACATCACGGCTAATTGCCATTAAGCTGGAAAACAAAGCAAACTGAGTGGTTGTAAAGCGATGATTACACAAGCTCATCAAAAACGCCACCATTACCACCGTTACGAGTCCAGCACAGAAGTTTTCAACGTTAACGGCAATAAATAGAACGGAAATGTCTTTTCCTGCCTGTGCCACAGCATAATACCCTAGGTTGCTAATGAGTTGCAGCAGTCCAAATATCCAAAGACAGCGATTCACCCCAATTCGTGTCATTAATATCCCACCAGTCAGCACACCAACAGTAGTAGGTACTAATCCCACCAGAAACATTCCCGCAAGATCAGTCTTTGTGAACCCAGTTTGAAGTAAAAATGGAGTGCTAGTAATCCCCACAAGCGAATCACCCAGTCGATAAAGAAAAATAAATGCCAGGATAGCGCAACCCAATGGGAATCCGACACGCAGAAAAAATTCTTTAAAAGGTAAGAATATGGCTTCTTTGAGGTTTTGGGGGGGACGGTTAGCAAGGTTTTCTAATCCTTCTGCTGGCATTAACAATGATGTGACAATCCAAGCGATAAGTAGCGCTGCTAAAAGCAGGTTGAAAACTGGTAATTCAATTTTTTTAGCAAATAAACTCCACAGCGCACCTGTGACTAATCCAGTGATAGATATCAGAAAAATCACATCTGTGCTTGATAGTGGTGCTGGTTTGGACAATGGTTGAGGCAGTTGAGGTTCCCTAGGTGCCCAAATTGTTACGAATACACTTACTGCCATTAATCCTGCCATCAGGAAATAAATTATGTTCCACTCAACACCTCTATCGGTAAGGAATAAAGCTAAAGGCAGTGCTGCGAATAAAGATAGACGATAGCCCAAAACCCACACAGATGCACCGGGTTTAGCTTCTTCAGGTTCGAGAATATCAGTACGGTAAGCGTCACCGACAATATCTTGTGTAGCGCTAAAAAATGTAATTGCTAAACAGCTAACTGCTAAAATTTGCAGAACTTGATCATTTTGCGATGGTTGTTGGAAACCTAGTGAAGTAATGGCAATTACTAAAGCGATTTGTGTAATTACCAACCAACCTCTTCGCAGTCCTAAAAGTGGGGGTGTAAAACGATCTAATAATGGCGACCACAAAAACTTGAGGGAGTATGGTAAGCCAAGTAAACTAAATAATGTGATTTGAGCAATATCGATTTTAGCATCTTCCAACCATGCTTGTAAGGTTCGGGAGGTTAAAAATAGGGGTAGTCCAGATGCAAATCCTAGTAGTAGCAAAGCCCCCATTTTGCGACTTTTAAATGCTCTTTGTAAGGCTTGAATTTCTTTCACTGTATCAGTTTCCTCTAAGTTTTCAATTTACGCTATCATTTTTATAGTTTGCTACCTAAGTCAGCTATTCTATTTCTTGGCTAAGTGTTAGTCGTAAATCTCAGCTATGTTGACATAGATTTGTTTAAATTTCACATTCTATACACAAATTTCCTGGAAAAGTTACCAAAATATAACTTTCTCCCGATTCCACTCTCTGGATTCAGGCTATGGGTCGTTTCATTTCCCAGGGATATATGATTTGTTTAGGCTTTATCCAATTTAGTCCCAAGTTAGTATTATTATAGTTACCTCTGAAAAACGGATCTTAACTAAAATAGGTTTGATATTTATGCAAGTACAAACAAAAAAATCTAATTACACTAATTACACGCCAGAAGAATATTTAGAACTAGAAGAAAAGGCTGACTTTAAAAGCGAATATCGCAATGGAAAAATTATTCCGATGACTGGTGGAACGACAAATCATAACAAAATAGCTGGAAATTTTTATGCCTTTTTAAAGTTTGCTTTGAAAGGTAGTAATTATGATATTTACATTGGTGATGTGCGTTTGTGGATATCTAAATATCGCCAGTATACTTATCCCGATGTCATGGTGATCCAGGGGGAAGCTGAGTATACGGGAACTAGTAGCACAACTGTAATGAATCCTTGCTTAATTGTGGAAGTTTTATCTAAATCTACTCAAAATTATGATCAAGGAGATAAGTTTTTATATTATCGTTCAATTCCTGAATTAAAGGAATATATTTTAATCGATCAGTATGAATATCGAGTGATGCAGTATGTGAAGACTGCCGAAGGAAAATGGATTTTGACGGAAATTGAAGGTAAGTCTGCTGTTTTAGATCTGCAAACAATAGAGTTTAAAATTGATTTTAGCGAGTTGTATGAGAAGGTAAATTTTGCAGAGAGTGAAGAATAGAGGGAATGTTTTTTAACGCAAAGGTACGCATTAGACGCTTTTGCGGCTTCCCGCAGGGTAGGTAAGCGCAGAGGTACGCAGAGAGTTTTTTGCTATTGATTGGTTGGGAAAAATAGGTGTTTATAAATTTTGAGTAGGGTGAACTTGGTGTTTTCTAATTTCTACACCATGGGTTGCTAAACATTTTAACCAACCGTTGCGGGTTCCTATTTCACTTTTTTGCTTCAATAATCCGAGTTTTTGTTCTTGTTGGGTGAGTTGGGCAAATTCTTGATAACGGGGATATTTTTCTGTGACAAATGTCTCTTTGCGATGAAGAATTGGGGGGTTTTCCCGTTCTTTATAATTAGTGTGAACTACCCAAAGGGTTTTGAGATTGATGTTAATGCTTGCTTCTAAGACTGGGTGAGGTTCGTCATCAAAGTTGGGGTATGAAAGGTAAGAAATGCGGGGCTCATTGGTATAAAATTTAATTAGGGTTGCTCCTTCTATACTGCCTAAAAAGCGACTTGCACAACCTTCATAGATGCGAAGAAGTGGATCTAGTTCCTGTAATGCAGAGGTGTGAACGTATAGCGCACCACGGGTATGTTTGCCAATTTTACTTTTCTCACAGGCAGTTTTGACTACTCCTGGTTGTCCCAAACTCAGTAATTTTGCATCTGCAACTTGGCAAGCATCTTCAAAGTCACCGAAAAATGCTTTGATGTCGTGACGCATTGCTGAAGATAGTTGATAATAACTGCGTTCTCCTTCGGAGTGACATAAGGCTAAGTATACTTGAATATCTAAGGAGCGGCGATACGCGATCGCATCCCACTCTTCTTCCTTGGTAACTTGTAATATTACTCCAAATGCACGGCGAAAACTACCAAATTCTTTGAGGATTTCACCTTGGTTTGGTAGCTCTCCTTTCACTGGCAACCGCCCCCTATGGGTGTAGAATGCCATAAGCGATCGCAATATCTCTTCGTAGTCTGCAAATCTCTTGGTTGTAATCACCACGCTGGGTGTATATATCACTGAAGAATATCTTAATGCTCGATAGTTCTCCCTTTCTTCTTCGTTGCGAAATACAAAGTAAACTCCCAAAGCAACGGGAACTGCTTGGACATTTAAGGTTGTATCTATATATTCTTTGAGTTCTTCCTGCTGATAATATTTTTGAAATGTGTTTAAGCGGGTGACGACTCCATCTCCATAGGGAATCAAACTTTTACTGGGTGCGCTAACTAATACCTGCGCGGACACAATTAATACTTTTTTTGTTAATTTCCACGCTTGACAAAGTGATTCTTTTCGCTGCTCAATATCCTCAATTACATTCAAAACGTATCCCAAGTTCACTACATCTGCGGGAATACGTTCTACTTGGGGAAAATAATAAGGATCCCAACCCGCGCTTTCATAACCTAGTTTTTTAGTTCTTTCTACATCACCACCATAACCACAACCATAGTCAAAAAATGTCAGATTGGTAGTGAGAATTTCCCATTCTATTGCTAGCTTTACAGGACGAGATAAATCAATCCTGGAAATAGCTGCACGATGACGTTCTATGTCAAAAAAGCTTTCAGACATCTGCTGTACAACCCCAGTTAACAGATAACTGTTAACTGTTACACCCATTTTCAGTTAAATAGACCGCGCTGTAGGGGTTTAGCAATGCGCTTTACCCTTACGGTTGATGTGGTTCAAATATGTGAAAACTGCTGTAACAGTACGTTTATTTTCTACTCACCTATGATGTAATAATATTTTTCAACTTTTAGTGACCAGTTCGATCAAATCTTCAACTTTCTTGATGTTTGAATCACCTGCTAAGTATCCAATTCCTCGATGTAAATGTAAGTGTAATTGCTCCGCAAGGGTTTCTTTCTCAGTACCCAAACCATCGTTGTAGCAACGTTGCTTCAGCACAATTAATAACATATCGGAAATTTCACCTCCGAATACTCGCCACGTCATTTCCACATTACTATCTAATCTAATGGGAGTGGGGGAAGGTGGAGTTTTTTCAGATAAAGAACGACATAAAGCCCAACGACATAATATATTCCATTGCTCAATTTTGGTGATGCGTTTGAGTTTAATTAGCTGTTCTTTTGCCGTTTGTGAGAGTTTGACACGCTCAATTGGTGCTTCCATAGGTTTATTTTAGATTTGAGTCTGAAAAACTTTGATTGCGGCTGCTATACCTGCTCCTAGACTAAAATCTTGATAAGCAAGTTCTAAAAGTGCCGCTTCAAGGGCTGAGATACAGGTGAGGATATCACGATCGCAAATAAAACCTAAATGTCCGATACGGAAGATTTTGTTTTTGAGATGATCCTGTCCTCCAGCAATTTCCATATCAAAGCGTTTTTTAACCACTTCACGGATTTTATCTGCTTCTAACTCAGATGTGCTTACTGCTGTTACGGCAGGACTGGCATAATCATCTTGGGCAAATAAGCTTAAATTTAAGCTACGTATCGCTGCCCTGGTAGCTTTCATCACTCGCAGATGACGGGCAAATATGGCTTCTAATCCCTCTTGCTGCATCATTCTCAGGGTGGTTTGCAAAGCCACAATTAGGTTAACTGGTGGTGTGAAGGGAGAAGTATTATTAATGGTGGCAAGGCGATATTTTTCTAAATCTAAGTAATATTTCGGAAACTTAGCTGTTTTATATGCTTCCCAAGCTTTCGCACTGACGGCAACAATACCCAAACCTGGCGGCACCATATAGCCTTTTTGGGAACCTGATACCACCACATCTAATCCCCAGCTATCAACGGGGACATTTACAGAGCCGAGGCTGGTGACAGCATCGATAATACTTAGGGCTTTTCCATGATTTTTGATGTGATGACTGATGGTTTCTAAGTCATTAATTACACCAGTCGAGGTTTCGCTGTGGGTAATAATTACAGCTTTAATTTGTTTCTGGGTATCGGCTTCTAATTTGGTTGCAAACTCTGCGGCAATCAGCGGTTTCCCCCATTCTGCCGCGATAGTTTCCACCTCCAAACCAAATATTTTACATAGTTCAGCCCACCGATCGCCAAATTTTCCATTGGTTCCAACGATGACGCGATCGCCTGGACTGAGAAAGTTAATTATACCCGCTTCCATCGCTGCCGTGCCGCTACCAGCTAGGAGTAATACATCATTTTGGGTTTGATGCAACCATTGTAAATTTTCTGTCACCTCCGCCATCACAGCGCTAAATTCAGAAGAACGATGGCTAATAGGCTGTCTAGCTAGTGCTTGCAGTGCTGTTTGCGGTACCTGTGTTGGACCAGGTATCATCAGTTTGAGTTGATCTTCCATAATGATTCTTGATGTGAAAGTCCCTGATACAGCAGCTTGCAAGTAGATTAACTACGATACCATGTTCTGAAAGTTAGATCCAAAGACTTTTTTGCTGTTAATTTCTAACTCTCCTCTAAAAACTAATCGGGACTACCCACTTTTCCCGGAGGGTGATTGAGTGACCAACGATGATCTACTGAAACTGCGGCAAACTGACAAATTTCTTCAAGATGCTTTTGTTGTGATGCAGCCTTGCGAAGAGTAATAATCAACTGGTTAACCTGCTGCCGCAGTTCCGGATTATTATTAGCTGCGTGCAATGTTTGCCTTTCTAGCAATTGCAGCAACAGTTCGTAGTGGATTGGTGAAGGCAGAGGGATTTGCTCCATGAAGTTGATTCGCTATGCTCCAAGTAATAAAACTAACTTCTATTATCTATCGAAAAATTGTCAGATGGTTAACTATGCTTTTGCTCAGACTTCAGTGGTAAGTGGGTGGGTATAAATATTTATCGTTGTTTATCGTTGAGAAAAGGTAGGAGACAGAGTTTTTTAAGTAAATTTACGTTTTGTTAGGTAATTTAGTGTTTCAGTATCTACTTACTTAATTTCAGATCGAGATTTAGCAAAGAGGTTTTTGACAGCTAATTCCGGATCAGGTTGTTTTACTAGTGATTCCCCTATTAATACAGCAGATGCTCCAGCTTGGGCAACTATATCCAAATCTTCAGGGGTATATAATCCTGATTCACTCACAACTAAGATATTACGCTTCTGTAATTCCTCACCTCTTGCTGCTAGTATTTGGGATGTTGTTTGTAGATCAACGGTAAAATCTTCCAAATTGCGATTATTTATACCTATTAAAGAAACACCATCTAAAGTCAGTACCCGATCTAGTTCTTCTAGAGTATGAACTTCAATCAGTACGGTCATGCTAAGTTTTTTGGCGATTCTTAGGAAGTACTGCAAATCTTGATCAGTGAGAATTGCCGCAATCAATAAAACAGCGTCAGCGCCGCGAACCCGCGCTAAACACATTTGATACGGATGTATAATAAATTCTTTACATAAAAGTGGTAGCTCTACAGTATCACGTATCTTGGCGAGGTTATCAAAGCTACCTTGAAAAAATTTCTCATCTGTTAATACAGATAAGCAGCTAGCACCACCCCGTTCGTACTGTAACGCGATCGCGCTAGGATCGAAATCCTCACGAATTACACCTTTACTGGGAGATGCTTTCTTAACTTCCGCAATTAAGGCAGGTGTGGTTCTCCCTTGACGCAAAGCTGCCAAAAAATCACGAGTGGGAGGTGCCTCCAGTGCTTGCTTTTGCAATTTCTGTAATGGAACTTTTTCCCGCATTTGCTCAACTTCGGTTTCTTTTTGCCAAACAATCTCCTCTAGGATATTGTTTGGCTTTGCATCCGGCAATGCTGCTTGGTAACGGATCATTGATACAGCAATGATGGGACTAGGTTGACGACGACGAATTTGCATGATTTGGCAAAGGTTATAAATCGGGAAATAGTAGCCTATACCAATTTTGGATGAATATGTGACAAAAAAACCTATTATTTTTGAACTATCAACTATAAACTAGTTGACTCATCTTTCGGAGCCTGAGCCGGGTCAACACCCATAGGTGCTACAATATCTCGGAATAAAGTAATTTGTTCATTGAATTCCAGACCTTTAATTTGTTGGAATGCCTCGTCAGCTTGGGAAGATAGCTTATAATCTTCAGGCATTGGGATAATTTCTGCTTTATCCATACCTTGAGCTAAAAGGTACCAAAAAAGAAGTTTTGTAGTGTCACTTAATGCGCCATACTCACGGCTAATTAAAGAATTCTTGCGTTGAATTAAATCCCGTTGAACTTGCAGTTGTTCGTCGTAGGACATTTCTTTAACTTGATTAAACAAGCCTTCAGCGATCGCAGGGGAAACAGTGCTAGCATTGGGTGCTGCGGGAGTGATAGACTCTCCCATTTCTGTATAAATAAACCAAAATAGCGCTAATTGTTGATCTACATCTAATTGTTGAAAAGAATTTAAAACTGATGTGTTGAAGTTAGAAGATATGTTAGCCATGATATTCGTCTGATTTGTAGTGATTCAAACCTAACAAGAATCAAGTATCTAAGAACCAGACTAAAGAGATAAATACTCTATCATCCGGAAGTGATAAAAATACCTAAGATGAAATTAAATGTGATTTTTACCCAACATTTACACCCTACGGATGATTCGCATCACAAAAATAATAGGTAGGACTTGAGTGTAATTAAATTTTATTTCCCATGGAAAATAATACTAGCGTTGTTAATAGTTCAACTTTGGAATATCTGCAAAATCAAATTGTTTATTTCCCACTAATTAATCATTACTTCGCAACCATAAACGATGAAGATTTTCAGGAAACCGCCAATTTGTTTGCAAATGAAGGTAAAATGTATCCTCCCTTCGACTCTGTATTATTAGGTAGAGATGCTATTTTACTTTACCTACAAAAAGAAGCTAAGGGCATGAAGTTACTTCCTGATTCAGTTACTATACAAGAATCAACAATAGAATCAACACATTATCAAGTAACTGGTAAAGTACAAACACCTCTATTTACTGTTAACGTATCTTGGTATTTTGTGATTTCTCAATCTCAGATTATCTCTGTAAAAGTTAAGCTTTTAGCAGCACTTCAAGAGTTACTGCAATTTCAAAAGTAACACCAATTGGAAAAAAGAATGCGACATATCATAGGGGCGAACAAATGTTCGCCCTCATTAGTAAGAAAGCATAGGAATTAGGGCAAACAAGAGTCTACCCATAACTGTTAACTGATCACCGATTTGCGCGCCTTCAGCAAATCAGCAGGTGCAAACACCCCATTCTCAGTCATAATCGCTGTAATCAATTCAGCAGGAGTCACATCAAAAGCTGGATTATAAAAATCCAATCCACTAGTAGGGGTCAAAATTGTATCCCCAACATGGCAGATTTCTGTAGCTTCTCGTTCTTCAATCGGTATTCCACCACCATCGGCTAAATCAAAGTCAATGGTCGAAAGTGGTGCCGCAACATAAAATGGTACATCATGCGCTTTTGAGACTAACGCCAAACTATAAGTACCAATCTTATTCGCCGCATCGCCGTTTGCAGCAATTCTATCAGCACCCACAACAACAGCATCAATTAAACCCTGCTTCATGCAGTGCGCCGCCATACTATCAGTAATTAACGTTACAGGAATCCCTTCTTGAACACATTCCCAGGTAGTTAACTTAGCACCCTGTAAGCGGGGACGTGTCTCATCTGCAAACAGTCTATTAAGTCTTCCTTCCCGCCATGCTGAACGCACCACACCTAAAGCTGTACCATAGCCACCAGTTGCTAAAGCACCTGCGTTACAATGTGTAAGCAAAGTCAACTTTTCCGGCTTATTTGGTAATACCTTTAAACCATGATCTCCAATTGCTTGGCAAGTTTGTAAATCTTCCAATTGCAATGCTTGGGCAGTTTCTAAAAGAGCCTTTCTGATATCTTCGACAGTTCCTAGAGTTTCGTAAGCTACTTGTGTAGCTCGTGAAATTGCCCAGAACAAATTCACAGCCGTTGGACGAGTTGACCGTAGCATCGTCGCAACTGTTTCTAATTGTTGTAAAAATTGGTCACGTTTATCAGTTTCGATTTCCCTTGCACCAAGATACATACCGTATGCAGCAGCTATACCAATAGCAGGGGCACCTCGAACAATCATGGTTTTGATTGCCCTTGCCATATCTTCACTACGGTGAATTTCGACAAAAGTATACTCGTTTGGTAAACGTGTTTGGTCAATCAGGGATACGGCATTGTTATGCCAAATTACGGGATAAACTTGATTGTTGGGAGAATTCATGGCAGAGAGTTAGTAGGGAAAACGCGTCTAAATTGCATACTGTATATTTACATATTTTTTTGCCGGGTGATCTGTTTTGCGAGTAGATCATTTCAAATCATTTGTATTGCTCTAGTAGCCTCAACCCCGCATGAGCAGCACTTTTGACTAAATAAGCTTCACGCCTGCACAAAATCCACTTAAATATAGTTGTAATTTTAATGTAAATGCATCTAAAGGTGGATACTTATCAGTTGTTTTTACTGTATTTTTGTTGTTAGGCTACATAATCCATATTATTCTTTAGCAAATTTTTAAGATGCTAAAAATCTAGTCAACCGCACCTATCAATATTTCTGTTGATATATTCCAGTAAAAGCTGTGTTTTACAATGAATAACACAGGTTGCAGATTTGGAGCAAGAATTTGCAAAGCTTTTGTGATGCACATGTACAACTTGGGATCAAATTAAGTTTCAAGACTGTGTAAAGCTATTGTAAATTTCAGATGAAGTACTATTTTATTCCAACTAAATTTGACAAAAAGTAGGAAAATTATCGTGGGAGGACATTTCTATAGTTCAACATCGTGAAGATTAATTGCTTCATAGTTGATAGTATCTCCAAAATAGCATTGGGCTTAAGTTACTTATTTGATTAGCAAACATAGAAATCCGGTTTTATTTTTGAACTGTAGGCTATGTATAGCCTTCGGTATGAATCAATTGCCGTGCCTCCAGGGGTGCGAAAATCAAATAGTAGTCCTATAGCTAATCGATTAGTAAACAATGGCTGACATTCCAATTGTAAATTCTTAATTCGACAACAGGATCAAAACAGCGATATTTTGTTAAAAATGTTACAAGCAGTCAGGATTAGAAAGCTTGGGCAATTGGTAGGCAATTAAGTCTATCTCTAGTTTTGAACTAATCAAAGTCTTCAAACAAAAGTTGCTGATTTTCTAGTCGATATTAAAATTTCGATCTTACATTAAAGCTGTGTCTTGTGTCTAAAAGTGTCATTAATTTCTGTTACTTTTGAAGTTGGAAAAAACAGTTATATGCCGGAGACATAGAGATCTGCTTATCGCTATTTTTCATGTTCGATGTAATTTCGCAAAAAAAGTTATAACTATCAGGGTACATCTGTTATGCATTTAACACCATGTCCGATCCAAAATACTTATTATCGCTTGTGGAAAGAACCTCTGTGCAGTTATTTTGAAGCAAGAACACAGATTTCATCAATTTTTCAGTGCTGCCTTTTCAAATTTGTAATCCCATTTCGACACAAGTCAATTCAAATTAATTAAGACTGAATCCTAGAGAACACTAACTTTGACAAACCTGGGAAAGACCCCCTAGACTTGCTTTTCTGAGGGGGACACTTCCAAGGTTAGTTGCACATGTTTTGACTAATTAGCTGTATAAACAGCTATCAAATCTTGCTGCTGTTGAATCTGAGCTAGCAGGCACTGAAAAACAGCAGCAACTGCGGAGTTATATCCGCATGAATATTC includes:
- a CDS encoding pyridoxal-phosphate-dependent aminotransferase family protein — encoded protein: MEDQLKLMIPGPTQVPQTALQALARQPISHRSSEFSAVMAEVTENLQWLHQTQNDVLLLAGSGTAAMEAGIINFLSPGDRVIVGTNGKFGDRWAELCKIFGLEVETIAAEWGKPLIAAEFATKLEADTQKQIKAVIITHSETSTGVINDLETISHHIKNHGKALSIIDAVTSLGSVNVPVDSWGLDVVVSGSQKGYMVPPGLGIVAVSAKAWEAYKTAKFPKYYLDLEKYRLATINNTSPFTPPVNLIVALQTTLRMMQQEGLEAIFARHLRVMKATRAAIRSLNLSLFAQDDYASPAVTAVSTSELEADKIREVVKKRFDMEIAGGQDHLKNKIFRIGHLGFICDRDILTCISALEAALLELAYQDFSLGAGIAAAIKVFQTQI
- a CDS encoding DUF5340 domain-containing protein, with translation MEQIPLPSPIHYELLLQLLERQTLHAANNNPELRQQVNQLIITLRKAASQQKHLEEICQFAAVSVDHRWSLNHPPGKVGSPD
- the trpC gene encoding indole-3-glycerol phosphate synthase TrpC; this encodes MQIRRRQPSPIIAVSMIRYQAALPDAKPNNILEEIVWQKETEVEQMREKVPLQKLQKQALEAPPTRDFLAALRQGRTTPALIAEVKKASPSKGVIREDFDPSAIALQYERGGASCLSVLTDEKFFQGSFDNLAKIRDTVELPLLCKEFIIHPYQMCLARVRGADAVLLIAAILTDQDLQYFLRIAKKLSMTVLIEVHTLEELDRVLTLDGVSLIGINNRNLEDFTVDLQTTSQILAARGEELQKRNILVVSESGLYTPEDLDIVAQAGASAVLIGESLVKQPDPELAVKNLFAKSRSEIK
- a CDS encoding orange carotenoid protein N-terminal domain-containing protein, yielding MANISSNFNTSVLNSFQQLDVDQQLALFWFIYTEMGESITPAAPNASTVSPAIAEGLFNQVKEMSYDEQLQVQRDLIQRKNSLISREYGALSDTTKLLFWYLLAQGMDKAEIIPMPEDYKLSSQADEAFQQIKGLEFNEQITLFRDIVAPMGVDPAQAPKDESTSL
- a CDS encoding ketosteroid isomerase family protein; its protein translation is MENNTSVVNSSTLEYLQNQIVYFPLINHYFATINDEDFQETANLFANEGKMYPPFDSVLLGRDAILLYLQKEAKGMKLLPDSVTIQESTIESTHYQVTGKVQTPLFTVNVSWYFVISQSQIISVKVKLLAALQELLQFQK
- the mtnA gene encoding S-methyl-5-thioribose-1-phosphate isomerase; this encodes MNSPNNQVYPVIWHNNAVSLIDQTRLPNEYTFVEIHRSEDMARAIKTMIVRGAPAIGIAAAYGMYLGAREIETDKRDQFLQQLETVATMLRSTRPTAVNLFWAISRATQVAYETLGTVEDIRKALLETAQALQLEDLQTCQAIGDHGLKVLPNKPEKLTLLTHCNAGALATGGYGTALGVVRSAWREGRLNRLFADETRPRLQGAKLTTWECVQEGIPVTLITDSMAAHCMKQGLIDAVVVGADRIAANGDAANKIGTYSLALVSKAHDVPFYVAAPLSTIDFDLADGGGIPIEEREATEICHVGDTILTPTSGLDFYNPAFDVTPAELITAIMTENGVFAPADLLKARKSVIS